One Gemmatimonadota bacterium DNA window includes the following coding sequences:
- a CDS encoding RimK family alpha-L-glutamate ligase produces MEMGIVLSRVRKDEKRLIAEAGRRGIDVTTIDNTRQVCELDRRHMDLDVVLERCVDHHRAVYALTVFDHWGIPTVNRQSVVETYGNRLLTTLALRENGVPTPDMRVAYTPKSALGAMEDLGYPVVLRPVEGPEDQLVSRIGDKYTAATVLEHKRILGAYHHSIFFMQKHIDAPGHDIRAYVVGDETVAAVSVLTHHWIGSIADGGLMKQEPVTDELNALAVSAVRSIGGGIAVVDMVRTRDAWFVQEMGRPTGLSDASDATGVDIPGKIMDYVVDTVDQGGRNS; encoded by the coding sequence ATGGAAATGGGCATCGTGCTGTCGCGCGTCCGCAAGGACGAAAAGCGTCTGATCGCCGAGGCGGGCCGCCGCGGAATCGACGTGACGACGATCGACAACACCCGGCAGGTATGCGAACTGGACCGCCGGCATATGGATCTCGACGTGGTCCTGGAGCGATGCGTGGATCACCACCGGGCCGTGTACGCGCTGACCGTGTTCGACCACTGGGGCATCCCCACGGTGAACCGGCAGTCCGTGGTGGAGACTTACGGCAACCGGCTGCTGACGACCCTGGCTCTGCGGGAGAACGGGGTGCCGACGCCGGACATGCGCGTGGCCTATACGCCGAAATCGGCCCTCGGAGCCATGGAGGACCTGGGTTACCCCGTGGTCCTGAGACCCGTGGAGGGTCCGGAGGATCAACTGGTTTCCCGCATAGGGGACAAGTACACAGCGGCCACGGTCCTGGAGCACAAGCGTATTCTGGGCGCCTATCACCATTCCATCTTCTTCATGCAGAAACACATCGACGCGCCCGGACACGACATAAGGGCGTACGTGGTCGGCGACGAGACGGTCGCCGCCGTATCGGTGCTGACCCACCACTGGATCGGATCCATCGCCGATGGCGGCCTGATGAAGCAGGAACCCGTAACGGATGAATTGAACGCCCTCGCGGTATCCGCCGTCCGGTCCATCGGGGGCGGCATAGCGGTGGTGGACATGGTCCGCACCAGGGACGCTTGGTTCGTGCAGGAGATGGGGCGGCCGACCGGTCTTTCCGACGCTTCGGACGCCACGGGGGTCGATATTCCGGGCAAGATCATGGACTATGTGGTGGATACGGTGGATCAGGGGGGACGGAACTCGTGA
- the gyrA gene encoding DNA gyrase subunit A translates to MAVEQHDNIQPIFIEDEMKSSYLDFSMSVNLSRAIPDVRDGFKPSQRRILVAMRDLNLTPGRPTRKCAKIVGQTIGDYHPHGDLAVYDTLARMAQPFSMRYPMIFGQGNFGSIDGDPPGAMRYTESRMSRLAIEMMEDIDKNTVDFMPNYDESKDEPTVLPGKFPNLLCNGSLGIGVGMASNLPSHNLAEVVDGIVAVIDNPEITIEELSGHIKGPDFATGAIIYGRNAINEYFHTGRGKIKVRARTTIEVHEQSEKETIVVTEIPYKVNKSSLIEKIADLVREKQLLGITDIRDESDRSGMRIAIDVRRDIPGNIVLNHLFKMTPLETTIGVTMLALVDGRPRVLNIKECIQHFIDHRHEVLVRRTAFDLEKAEQRAHIVEGLRVALDNVDRVIEILRGSRTGEEAMEVLVDEFGLSQAQVEAILDMRLQRLTGLERDKLEDEYNELIARIADFRDILSRLERRMQIIKEEMIDLKERFGDERRTELIDIEGDLSIEDLIADEEMVITISHAGYIKRLPMDTYRSQNRGGKGITGMKTREEDFVEHLFSASTHSYILFFTNRGKCYWLKVWEIPEAGRTARGKAIVNLLQLGQGESVAAFLPIRTFDDEHYILMVTRNGLVKKTVLSAYGNPRKNGIVALNILEGDALIEALLTDGDNDIVIASRNGQAVRFHEGDVRTMGRGAQGVRGIRLGEEDRVVGMLASGRDSTLLSVTENGYGKRTGIENYRLTRRASKGVTNIRTSERNGSVVSIHAVSDEDELMIITVDGLIIRLPVRDLRPIGRNTQGVRLINLGEGDRVIDVSRITPGDEEDDPASSESAETGGTTEADET, encoded by the coding sequence ATGGCGGTAGAACAACACGACAACATCCAGCCCATCTTCATTGAAGACGAGATGAAGAGTTCTTATCTCGACTTCTCCATGAGCGTGAACCTGTCGCGGGCGATCCCGGATGTGCGCGACGGCTTCAAGCCGTCGCAGCGGCGCATTCTAGTGGCGATGCGCGACCTGAACCTCACGCCGGGCAGGCCCACGCGAAAGTGCGCCAAGATCGTCGGCCAGACCATAGGCGATTACCATCCCCACGGCGACCTCGCCGTGTACGATACCCTCGCGCGGATGGCCCAGCCTTTCAGCATGCGCTATCCCATGATCTTCGGCCAGGGGAATTTCGGCTCCATCGACGGCGATCCGCCGGGCGCCATGCGGTACACCGAATCGAGAATGTCCCGCCTGGCCATCGAGATGATGGAGGACATCGACAAGAACACCGTCGACTTCATGCCGAACTACGACGAATCGAAAGACGAGCCGACGGTGCTTCCGGGCAAGTTCCCCAACCTGCTCTGTAACGGATCGCTCGGCATCGGCGTGGGCATGGCCTCCAACCTGCCTTCCCACAACCTCGCCGAGGTGGTGGACGGGATCGTGGCCGTGATCGACAATCCGGAAATAACGATCGAGGAGCTCTCCGGGCACATCAAGGGTCCGGATTTCGCCACCGGCGCGATCATATACGGCCGCAACGCGATAAACGAGTATTTCCACACCGGCCGCGGAAAGATCAAGGTGCGCGCCCGCACGACGATCGAGGTTCATGAACAGAGCGAGAAGGAAACCATCGTCGTCACGGAGATCCCCTACAAGGTCAACAAGTCCAGCCTGATCGAGAAGATCGCCGACCTCGTCCGCGAAAAGCAGTTGCTTGGCATTACCGACATACGGGACGAGTCCGACCGGTCGGGCATGCGCATCGCCATCGACGTGCGGCGGGACATTCCCGGCAACATCGTACTCAACCATCTTTTCAAGATGACGCCTCTTGAGACCACCATCGGCGTCACCATGCTGGCGCTCGTGGACGGCCGGCCCCGGGTGCTGAACATCAAGGAATGCATTCAGCACTTCATCGACCACCGCCACGAGGTGCTGGTGCGCCGGACGGCCTTCGACCTCGAGAAGGCGGAACAGCGGGCCCACATCGTCGAAGGCCTGCGCGTGGCGCTCGACAACGTCGACCGCGTGATCGAAATCCTCCGCGGATCGCGTACCGGCGAGGAGGCCATGGAAGTCCTGGTGGACGAATTCGGACTGTCGCAGGCCCAGGTCGAGGCGATCCTGGACATGCGCCTGCAGCGCCTGACCGGACTGGAACGGGACAAGCTCGAGGATGAGTACAACGAGTTGATTGCCCGGATCGCCGACTTCCGGGACATTCTTTCGCGGCTGGAACGGCGGATGCAGATCATCAAGGAAGAGATGATCGACTTGAAGGAACGCTTCGGCGACGAAAGACGGACCGAGTTGATCGACATCGAGGGCGATCTCAGCATCGAGGACCTGATCGCCGACGAGGAGATGGTGATCACCATATCGCACGCCGGGTACATCAAGCGCCTGCCCATGGACACCTACCGGAGCCAGAACCGCGGCGGCAAGGGCATCACCGGCATGAAGACGCGGGAAGAGGATTTCGTGGAACACCTCTTTTCGGCTTCGACCCACTCCTACATCCTGTTCTTCACGAACCGCGGCAAGTGCTACTGGCTGAAGGTCTGGGAGATCCCGGAAGCCGGCCGCACGGCCCGCGGCAAGGCCATCGTCAACCTGCTGCAGCTCGGCCAGGGAGAAAGCGTCGCGGCCTTCCTGCCGATCAGGACTTTCGACGACGAGCACTACATCCTGATGGTGACGCGGAACGGCCTCGTGAAGAAGACCGTCCTCTCGGCGTACGGGAATCCCCGGAAGAACGGCATCGTGGCGCTGAACATCCTGGAGGGCGACGCCCTCATCGAGGCCCTGCTTACCGACGGAGACAATGACATCGTGATCGCCAGCCGGAACGGCCAGGCCGTCCGCTTCCACGAGGGCGACGTCCGGACCATGGGCCGCGGCGCGCAGGGCGTGCGGGGCATCCGGCTCGGGGAAGAAGACCGGGTCGTGGGGATGCTGGCGTCGGGACGGGACTCCACGCTGCTTTCCGTTACCGAGAACGGGTACGGCAAGCGGACGGGCATAGAGAACTATCGCCTGACTCGCAGGGCCAGCAAGGGCGTAACCAACATCCGGACGAGCGAACGCAACGGCTCCGTGGTCTCGATACACGCGGTCTCCGACGAAGACGAGCTGATGATCATCACCGTGGACGGCCTCATCATTCGCCTGCCGGTCCGCGACCTGCGTCCCATCGGCAGGAACACCCAGGGCGTCCGCCTCATCAACCTGGGCGAGGGAGACCGGGTGATCGACGTGTCCAGGATCACGCCCGGCGATGAAGAGGACGATCCGGCGTCTTCCGAATCCGCAGAAACCGGCGGGACAACCGAGGCGGATGAGACATAG
- a CDS encoding DUF721 domain-containing protein, translated as MTRKNKTTTLGDALGKLVRSLGMEGRLEEQQAVDRWAQVVGDRIALHARAVFFEGGKLVVEVDSAAWRQELFYMKQEILNRLDRSFGKPLVQDIIFTNSRR; from the coding sequence ATGACGCGAAAAAACAAAACCACCACCCTCGGCGACGCCCTCGGTAAACTGGTGCGAAGTCTCGGCATGGAAGGCAGGCTGGAGGAACAGCAGGCCGTGGACAGGTGGGCCCAGGTGGTCGGCGATCGCATCGCGCTGCACGCGCGGGCGGTATTCTTCGAAGGGGGCAAACTGGTCGTGGAGGTAGACAGCGCGGCCTGGCGGCAGGAACTGTTCTACATGAAGCAGGAGATTCTGAATCGACTGGACCGCTCATTCGGCAAGCCCCTGGTCCAGGACATCATATTCACCAATTCCAGAAGGTAA
- the gyrB gene encoding DNA topoisomerase (ATP-hydrolyzing) subunit B, translated as MSETRENTPDSVDGQDSVDGAELPESGPGTPEPDQYDAENIQVLKGLEGVRKRPAMYIGSTSSTGLHHLVEEVMQNAIDEHLQGFGDTIKTYIEEEGHISVIDNGRGIPVETHPTENRPAVEVVMTMLHAGGKFDNKSYKVSGGLHGVGVSVVNALSEWLVVEVRRDGKIYYQRYEQGIPVCGLEVRGETEENGTTVSFKPDDEIFDATEFNFDHIAHRFRELAFLNRHMRIELHEEARGKSSVFEYRGGIVEFVEYLNENKTPIHDTIGIRQNRDGNQIDIAFQYNDGYQENIFTYANTVRTTEGGFHLVGFKTALTRSINNYAQRNNLLKNLKVPITGDDTREGITAIVSVIIPDPQFEGQTKEKLGNSDIRGVVESVVGEGLSTYLEENPATAKKIVEKCIQAAISRDAARKARELTRRKSALENTTLPGKLADCTLKDPMACEIYLVEGDSAGGTAKSGRDKTFQAILPLWGKPLNVEKARIDTVLSNDKLQPIITALGVGIDDDFDLSRLRYGRVIIMADADHDGLHIRTLLLTFLFRYMRPLVEHGHVLIAQPPLYRVRKGRREDYLKNDRELWEYLLNQSVDRTRVQRADANGNGHALTEDKLLAHLREMMDFEEQIGRLVKTGMKRDQIMGMLKERDLYDAYRRDLRDRAAARKEQEEAGEVPVPVDPVEEALDPSLYRRLRQLCRRLEDVLDNEMVVSTDKTEKRVRGVGKLIDAVLDVGREGATISRYKGLAEMDAEELWQTTMNPETRTLLRVTLDDAVEADRIFTILMGDNVAARNEFIQRNALLVNNLDLH; from the coding sequence ATGTCAGAAACACGGGAAAATACGCCGGACAGCGTGGACGGCCAGGACAGCGTGGACGGTGCGGAATTGCCGGAATCGGGTCCCGGCACCCCGGAACCCGATCAGTACGACGCGGAGAATATCCAGGTCCTAAAGGGGCTCGAGGGGGTTCGCAAGCGGCCCGCCATGTACATCGGGAGCACCAGTTCCACGGGCCTGCATCATCTCGTGGAAGAGGTGATGCAGAACGCCATTGATGAACATCTCCAGGGGTTCGGCGACACCATCAAGACGTACATCGAAGAAGAAGGACATATCTCCGTGATCGACAACGGCCGCGGCATACCGGTCGAGACGCACCCCACGGAGAACCGGCCCGCCGTGGAAGTCGTCATGACCATGCTCCACGCCGGGGGGAAGTTCGACAACAAGTCCTACAAGGTATCTGGAGGGCTGCACGGCGTGGGCGTGTCGGTGGTCAACGCCCTGTCCGAGTGGCTGGTCGTCGAGGTGCGCCGGGACGGCAAGATCTATTACCAGCGGTATGAGCAGGGTATCCCCGTATGCGGCCTGGAGGTAAGGGGCGAGACGGAGGAGAACGGAACGACCGTCTCCTTCAAGCCGGATGATGAGATCTTCGACGCGACGGAATTCAATTTCGACCACATCGCCCACCGCTTCCGGGAACTGGCCTTCCTGAACCGCCACATGCGCATCGAACTGCACGAAGAGGCCAGGGGCAAGTCCAGCGTTTTCGAGTACCGGGGGGGCATCGTCGAATTCGTCGAGTACCTGAACGAGAACAAGACGCCCATCCATGACACCATCGGCATCCGCCAGAACCGGGACGGCAACCAGATCGACATCGCCTTTCAATACAACGACGGCTACCAGGAGAATATCTTCACGTACGCCAACACCGTGCGGACAACGGAAGGCGGCTTCCACCTCGTGGGATTCAAGACGGCCCTCACCCGGTCCATCAACAACTACGCCCAGCGGAACAACCTGCTGAAGAACCTCAAGGTGCCCATAACCGGCGACGACACGCGGGAAGGCATTACGGCCATCGTGAGCGTGATCATTCCCGATCCCCAGTTCGAGGGCCAGACCAAGGAGAAACTCGGCAACAGCGACATACGCGGCGTCGTGGAGTCGGTGGTCGGCGAGGGGCTCTCCACGTACCTGGAGGAGAATCCGGCGACGGCGAAGAAGATCGTCGAAAAATGCATCCAGGCGGCCATTTCCCGGGATGCCGCGCGCAAGGCGCGGGAGCTGACCCGTCGCAAGAGCGCGCTGGAAAACACCACCCTGCCGGGCAAGCTCGCCGACTGCACCCTGAAGGATCCCATGGCCTGCGAAATCTACCTCGTCGAGGGCGATTCGGCCGGCGGCACGGCCAAGTCGGGCCGAGACAAGACCTTCCAGGCCATTCTACCCCTCTGGGGCAAGCCGCTCAACGTGGAGAAAGCCCGCATCGACACGGTGCTGAGCAACGACAAGCTCCAGCCCATCATCACCGCGCTCGGGGTGGGCATTGACGACGATTTCGACCTGTCCAGGCTCCGTTACGGGCGCGTCATCATCATGGCGGATGCCGACCATGACGGGCTGCATATCCGCACGCTGCTGCTGACCTTCCTCTTCCGGTACATGCGTCCGCTGGTGGAACACGGCCACGTCCTGATCGCGCAGCCCCCGCTGTACCGCGTGCGCAAGGGCCGGCGGGAGGACTACCTCAAGAACGACAGGGAGCTCTGGGAATACCTGCTCAACCAGAGCGTGGACCGCACCAGGGTACAGCGGGCGGACGCGAACGGCAACGGGCACGCCCTGACCGAAGACAAGTTGCTCGCCCATCTCCGCGAGATGATGGACTTCGAAGAGCAGATCGGACGATTGGTCAAGACGGGCATGAAGCGCGACCAGATCATGGGGATGCTCAAAGAAAGGGACCTGTACGACGCATACCGGAGAGATCTGCGCGACCGGGCGGCAGCCCGAAAGGAACAGGAAGAGGCCGGCGAAGTTCCAGTGCCCGTGGATCCCGTCGAAGAGGCTCTGGATCCCTCCCTGTACCGCAGGCTTCGGCAGCTCTGCCGCCGGCTGGAGGACGTCCTGGACAACGAAATGGTCGTCAGCACGGACAAGACCGAGAAGCGGGTCAGGGGGGTCGGAAAACTGATCGACGCCGTCCTGGACGTGGGGCGGGAAGGCGCCACGATCTCGCGGTACAAGGGCCTGGCCGAGATGGACGCCGAAGAGCTGTGGCAGACGACGATGAACCCCGAAACCCGCACGTTGCTCCGGGTAACCCTCGACGACGCGGTGGAGGCGGACCGGATATTCACGATCCTCATGGGCGACAACGTGGCCGCCCGAAACGAATTCATCCAGCGAAACGCCCTTCTGGTGAACAACCTGGACCTGCACTGA
- the lysW gene encoding lysine biosynthesis protein LysW has translation MMGTCPECGASVDLDFDVVEGEIITCEECGAELEVISANPLELALAPEEEEDWGE, from the coding sequence ATCATGGGAACCTGCCCTGAATGTGGCGCCTCGGTCGACTTGGATTTTGATGTCGTGGAAGGCGAAATCATAACTTGTGAAGAGTGCGGCGCGGAACTCGAAGTGATCAGCGCCAATCCGCTGGAGCTGGCGCTGGCGCCGGAAGAAGAAGAAGACTGGGGAGAGTGA
- the lysX gene encoding lysine biosynthesis protein LysX, whose translation MKIGMLLSVVSKEQKMLFEAAANRGIKFDRMDDRRIVFDLENHRYDHDVILERCINHSRALYSLKMLNASGIKTVNTYDVARVCGNKFLTTMALVDHGVPTPKARVAFTAESALAEMESMGYPVVLKPPIGSWGRLIARINDRHAAEAVLEHKETLGSFQHSVIYIQEYVEKPGRDIRSFVVDGETICAVYRFSDHWKTNTALGGTTANCPVEGEVGELSSRAAEAVGGGVVAVDLLESADGILVNEVNYTMEFRNSVQPTGVDIPGRIIDYLLKVARS comes from the coding sequence GTGAAGATCGGCATGTTGCTGTCCGTCGTTTCCAAGGAGCAGAAGATGCTGTTCGAGGCGGCCGCGAACCGGGGCATCAAATTCGACCGGATGGACGACCGGCGCATCGTCTTCGACCTGGAAAACCACCGGTACGACCACGACGTCATCCTCGAGCGGTGCATCAACCACTCCAGGGCGCTCTACTCGCTGAAGATGCTCAACGCCAGCGGCATCAAAACCGTCAATACCTACGACGTGGCCCGCGTGTGCGGGAACAAGTTCCTGACGACCATGGCGCTGGTGGACCACGGGGTGCCGACGCCGAAGGCCCGCGTGGCCTTCACGGCGGAATCGGCTCTCGCGGAGATGGAATCCATGGGCTATCCGGTCGTACTCAAGCCGCCCATCGGTTCGTGGGGCCGCCTGATCGCCCGGATCAACGACCGTCACGCGGCTGAAGCGGTGCTGGAGCACAAGGAGACCCTGGGGTCCTTTCAGCATTCGGTGATCTACATCCAGGAGTACGTCGAAAAGCCCGGCCGGGACATTAGGTCCTTCGTGGTTGACGGCGAGACCATCTGCGCCGTCTATCGGTTTTCCGACCACTGGAAGACCAACACCGCCCTGGGCGGGACGACGGCCAACTGTCCCGTGGAGGGCGAGGTGGGAGAACTCTCCTCCCGCGCCGCGGAAGCGGTGGGCGGCGGCGTGGTGGCCGTCGACCTGCTGGAATCGGCGGACGGGATCCTGGTCAACGAGGTCAACTACACCATGGAATTCCGGAACAGTGTCCAGCCTACGGGAGTGGACATCCCCGGGCGAATCATCGACTATCTGCTAAAGGTGGCCCGATCATGA
- the recF gene encoding DNA replication/repair protein RecF has translation MHLKRLSLSHYRNYTSLALTCDLQTNVFIGANGQGKTNLLEAVYYLCVARSCREAQDRELVRMGADHFLIQGRGRSAEGREVEVQIRYGRQTGKKVLVNESPLRNLSDLYGIMAAVVISPDDRRLVQGSPNSRRRFLDIAISQSNAAYLATLQDYRRVVRQRNEALRAHQENPERAPDLEVWNAPLVDLGSRIMRKRVEVVSALKEEARRVHAAISGDDEVLELDYAPSFECEALDDIEGAFQEALDRNGHRERARGMTEVGPHRDDLSITMNGVSLQAYGSQGQHKTAATALKLAEARFLWHQLQAPPLLLLDDIFAEIDAARTDRLMEMVPAYGQTFITTAKESDIGDYREGITRFRVHEGAVTPCD, from the coding sequence GTGCATCTAAAGCGGCTGTCCCTTAGTCATTACAGGAATTACACATCCCTGGCGCTGACCTGTGACCTGCAAACGAACGTTTTTATCGGAGCGAACGGACAAGGCAAAACCAACCTCCTGGAGGCGGTCTATTACCTGTGCGTGGCCCGGTCCTGCCGCGAGGCGCAGGACAGGGAGCTCGTGCGCATGGGCGCGGACCATTTCCTGATACAGGGACGGGGCCGGTCGGCGGAAGGCAGGGAGGTCGAGGTACAAATCAGATACGGGCGCCAGACAGGCAAGAAGGTACTCGTGAACGAGTCGCCACTGCGCAACCTGTCGGACCTGTACGGCATCATGGCCGCCGTGGTGATTTCACCGGACGACCGGAGGCTCGTCCAGGGATCGCCGAATTCGCGCCGCCGTTTCCTTGACATCGCGATCTCGCAGTCCAACGCGGCATACCTCGCTACCCTGCAGGACTACAGGCGGGTGGTCCGGCAACGAAACGAGGCGTTGCGCGCGCACCAGGAAAACCCGGAAAGAGCTCCGGACCTGGAGGTCTGGAACGCGCCGCTGGTCGACCTGGGCAGCCGCATCATGAGAAAGAGGGTGGAAGTCGTCTCGGCCCTCAAGGAAGAAGCACGGCGGGTTCACGCCGCGATCAGCGGCGACGACGAGGTCCTCGAGCTGGACTATGCGCCATCCTTCGAATGCGAGGCCCTCGATGACATCGAGGGGGCTTTCCAGGAGGCGCTGGACCGGAACGGGCACCGGGAACGGGCGCGGGGCATGACGGAAGTGGGGCCGCACCGGGATGACCTGTCCATCACCATGAACGGAGTCTCGCTGCAGGCCTACGGCTCCCAGGGGCAGCACAAGACGGCGGCGACGGCCCTGAAGCTGGCGGAGGCCCGCTTTCTCTGGCACCAGCTGCAGGCGCCTCCGCTGCTGTTGCTGGACGACATATTCGCGGAGATCGACGCCGCGAGGACGGACCGTCTGATGGAAATGGTCCCCGCGTACGGCCAGACCTTCATTACGACGGCCAAGGAAAGCGATATCGGGGACTACCGGGAGGGGATCACCCGGTTCCGCGTCCACGAGGGCGCGGTGACACCCTGCGACTGA